A region of Saccharococcus thermophilus DNA encodes the following proteins:
- the rsiW gene encoding anti-sigma-W factor RsiW → MKCPEHIVKLMHDYLDGNTGPHEEKRLKEHLRQCSACAVHFHELTKTVAFIQYASHVPSPPDFTARVMANLPKEKKIVRVQRWLQSHPFLTAVSLFILLTMGSLFTAWNGEEQFSVSTHENVIIRGHTVIVPKGKTVKGDIVVRNGSIKIEGKVDGNVTVIHGEKYLASAGQVTGEIEEINQVFEWIWYNIKERLKDAMKSFE, encoded by the coding sequence ATGAAATGTCCAGAACATATTGTCAAGCTGATGCACGATTATTTGGATGGCAATACGGGTCCGCATGAGGAAAAGCGATTAAAGGAGCATTTACGGCAATGCTCGGCGTGTGCTGTCCATTTCCATGAATTAACGAAAACCGTAGCTTTTATTCAGTATGCATCTCATGTTCCTTCGCCGCCTGACTTTACGGCGCGAGTGATGGCGAATTTGCCGAAAGAAAAGAAGATCGTTCGGGTGCAAAGATGGTTGCAGAGCCATCCGTTTCTTACCGCCGTTTCGCTGTTTATCCTTTTAACAATGGGAAGTTTATTTACGGCATGGAATGGAGAGGAACAATTCTCCGTTTCCACACATGAAAATGTAATTATTCGCGGCCATACTGTCATCGTTCCAAAAGGGAAAACGGTGAAAGGGGATATCGTTGTCCGTAACGGCTCCATTAAAATAGAAGGAAAAGTCGACGGCAATGTGACAGTCATTCACGGGGAAAAATATTTAGCTTCCGCAGGACAAGTAACAGGGGAAATTGAAGAAATTAATCAAGTATTTGAATGGATTTGGTATAATATTAAAGAACGGCTTAAAGACGCAATGAAATCGTTCGAATAA
- the sigW gene encoding RNA polymerase sigma factor SigW — translation MDIFVKKRIKAIKKGDQNAYADIVDLYKDKIYRLCYRMLGNRHEAEDAAQEVFIRAYVHIDTYNPKMKFSTWLYRIATNLAIDKIRKKKPDAYLDEEINGTDGLTMYAQLSSHEASPEETIESLELKETVQKAIEKLPEKYRSVIVLKYIEDLSLQEISEILELPLGTVKTRLHRGREALRKHLGHL, via the coding sequence ATGGATATATTTGTAAAAAAACGTATTAAAGCAATAAAAAAGGGCGACCAAAATGCCTATGCCGATATTGTCGATCTTTATAAAGATAAAATATACCGTCTATGTTACCGGATGTTAGGGAATCGTCATGAGGCGGAAGATGCGGCGCAAGAGGTGTTCATCCGCGCTTATGTTCATATCGATACGTATAACCCGAAGATGAAATTTTCCACATGGCTTTACCGCATTGCTACGAATTTGGCGATTGATAAAATCAGAAAGAAGAAACCAGATGCGTATTTGGATGAGGAGATCAACGGTACCGATGGGCTTACCATGTACGCCCAGCTTTCTTCTCACGAGGCTTCCCCCGAAGAAACAATAGAAAGTTTAGAACTGAAGGAGACGGTGCAGAAGGCGATCGAAAAGCTGCCAGAAAAATATCGCAGTGTGATCGTACTGAAGTATATAGAAGATTTATCATTACAAGAGATTAGCGAAATTTTAGAGCTGCCGCTCGGTACAGTGAAGACGCGGCTTCATCGCGGCAGGGAAGCGTTACGAAAGCATTTGGGTCATCTGTAA
- the rocF gene encoding arginase: protein MKKISIIGVPMDLGQTRRGVDMGPSAMRYAGVFERLERLHYDIEDLGDISIGRAERSDDEGLRLNLRNLKAVAEANERLAKAVDDVIKRGRFPLVLGGDHSIAIGTLAGVAKHYKNLGVIWYDAHGDLNTAETSPSGNIHGMPLAASLGLGHPALTNIGGYSPKVKPENIVLIGVRALDEGEKRLIREKGIKIYTMHEVDRLGMTTVMEETIAYLKGRTDGVHLSLDLDGLDPHDAPGVGTPVIGGLTYQESHLAMEMLAEAQLITSAEFVEVNPILDERNKTASVAVGLMGSLFGEKLV from the coding sequence ATGAAGAAAATTTCGATCATTGGTGTACCGATGGATTTAGGACAGACGCGCCGCGGCGTCGATATGGGGCCGAGTGCCATGCGCTATGCGGGGGTCTTTGAGCGATTGGAGCGCCTTCATTATGATATTGAAGACTTAGGTGATATTTCCATTGGAAGAGCTGAACGGTCTGATGATGAAGGATTGCGTCTTAACTTGCGAAATTTGAAAGCGGTTGCGGAAGCGAATGAAAGATTGGCCAAGGCTGTGGATGATGTGATCAAACGGGGGAGATTTCCTCTCGTTTTGGGCGGTGATCACAGCATCGCCATTGGTACATTAGCTGGTGTTGCCAAGCATTATAAGAATTTAGGGGTAATTTGGTATGACGCCCATGGTGATTTAAATACAGCGGAAACGTCACCGTCAGGAAACATTCATGGAATGCCGCTGGCCGCAAGCCTTGGATTAGGTCATCCGGCATTGACCAATATCGGCGGCTACAGCCCGAAAGTAAAGCCAGAAAACATCGTTCTTATTGGTGTTCGGGCCCTTGATGAAGGCGAAAAACGATTAATCCGCGAAAAAGGGATTAAAATATATACGATGCATGAAGTAGATCGTCTTGGGATGACGACGGTGATGGAAGAAACAATTGCTTATTTGAAAGGGCGGACAGACGGGGTGCATTTATCACTCGATTTAGATGGATTGGATCCTCATGATGCACCAGGAGTCGGCACTCCAGTGATTGGCGGTCTTACATATCAGGAAAGCCATTTGGCAATGGAAATGCTCGCCGAGGCACAGTTAATTACATCGGCAGAATTTGTCGAGGTCAATCCTATTTTAGATGAGCGCAATAAAACTGCTTCTGTCGCTGTAGGATTGATGGGTTCTCTTTTTGGCGAAAAGCTAGTGTGA
- a CDS encoding KinB-signaling pathway activation protein: MNSRKWVRLFLTTLAIGGITTAIVGIVFSWSEYQKLLSRWDIVEILAVLMWHIGVGFIFSVISQAGFFAYLTVHRFGLGIFRSASLWNAVQTVLILFVLFDLVYFRYQVFAKKGESVISYILVALFLLVVGLVVAYIKSAQTNKGAFVPALFFMVVVTVIEWVPVLRINDRDWLYLMLFPLLVCNAYQLLILHKLTGVAKS; encoded by the coding sequence GTGAACAGCCGTAAATGGGTGCGTTTGTTTTTAACAACATTAGCAATCGGAGGAATCACAACAGCCATTGTAGGAATTGTTTTTAGTTGGAGTGAATACCAAAAACTACTTTCGCGTTGGGACATAGTGGAAATCCTTGCCGTATTGATGTGGCATATTGGTGTTGGCTTTATTTTTAGTGTTATTAGCCAGGCAGGTTTTTTTGCCTATTTAACCGTTCACCGCTTTGGATTGGGCATTTTCCGTTCGGCTTCGCTTTGGAACGCTGTACAAACCGTGTTAATTTTGTTTGTGCTTTTTGACTTAGTATATTTCCGCTATCAAGTGTTTGCCAAAAAAGGCGAATCTGTCATCAGTTATATATTGGTGGCTTTATTTCTTCTCGTGGTTGGGCTTGTTGTAGCGTATATAAAAAGCGCACAAACGAATAAAGGCGCGTTTGTGCCAGCTTTGTTCTTTATGGTTGTCGTCACGGTCATTGAATGGGTTCCTGTATTGCGTATTAATGATAGGGATTGGCTTTATTTGATGTTGTTCCCGTTATTAGTTTGCAATGCTTATCAGCTTCTTATACTGCATAAATTAACAGGTGTTGCGAAATCATAA
- the pdaB gene encoding polysaccharide deacetylase family sporulation protein PdaB yields MNVFYALNGRSLKKALIIVLSAFFTAAILYAHGMHNATLSFSSGPKAIYKVKNSKDEIALTFDISWGDQNAPRILDVLKRNGIKNATFFLSASWAERHPSIVKRIKEEGHEIGSMGYNFVNYTELENSKIRQDLLQAKKIFDTCGIKEVKLLRPPGGNFNKNVLKIADSLGYTVVHWSIDSKDWLNPGTKTIVENVTDNMEAGDIILLHASDSANQTAKALPKIIAAMKEKGYRNVSVSQLIVNGDVSSREIN; encoded by the coding sequence GTGAATGTTTTCTACGCTTTAAACGGGCGTTCTCTAAAAAAGGCACTTATTATTGTTCTTTCTGCGTTTTTCACCGCCGCTATTTTATACGCGCATGGAATGCATAATGCGACCCTTTCTTTCTCTTCCGGTCCAAAGGCTATTTATAAAGTGAAAAACAGCAAGGATGAAATAGCATTAACATTTGATATTAGCTGGGGAGACCAAAACGCCCCACGTATTCTTGATGTATTAAAACGAAACGGCATCAAAAATGCAACCTTTTTTTTATCCGCTTCTTGGGCGGAACGCCATCCAAGCATCGTAAAACGAATTAAGGAGGAAGGTCATGAAATCGGTAGCATGGGTTATAACTTTGTAAACTATACCGAGCTGGAAAATTCGAAAATCCGCCAAGATCTTTTGCAAGCAAAGAAAATATTTGATACGTGTGGCATCAAAGAAGTAAAACTATTGCGTCCTCCGGGAGGCAACTTTAACAAAAATGTGTTAAAGATTGCCGACTCTCTCGGTTACACTGTCGTCCACTGGAGCATTGATTCCAAAGATTGGCTTAACCCTGGAACGAAAACCATTGTGGAAAACGTTACCGACAATATGGAAGCTGGAGATATCATTTTGCTTCACGCCTCTGATTCGGCTAATCAAACGGCAAAGGCGCTTCCAAAAATTATTGCGGCAATGAAAGAAAAAGGTTACCGCAATGTTAGCGTTTCGCAGCTGATTGTTAATGGAGATGTCAGCAGCAGGGAAATTAATTAA